In Planctomycetia bacterium, the DNA window CTCTTCCTACATCGAGTCGTCGCCGATCTGCCGATCGAGAAGCAGAAGATGCTCGAACGGTTGCACGACTCCAACGAAGTACTGCTCGGCCGCAAGGTGCTCGTGGTCGACGACGATGCACGCAACATTTTCGCGCTCACGTCGCTGCTCGAAAGCCGCGACATGGAAGTCATCAGCGCGACCAACGGCCGGCAGGCGATCAACCTGATTCAAGAAACCCCGGACATCAACATCGTGCTCATGGATATCATGATGCCCGAGATGGACGGATATCAAACGATCGGCGAAATTCGTAAAGACAAGCAGTTTCGCAACTTGCCGATTTTGGCGATCACGGCGAAAGCCATGAAGGGGGATCGCGAGAAGTGTTTGGAAGCCGGCGCTTCGGACTACATCGCGAAGCCGGTCAATAGCGATCAGCTTCTCTCCTTGATGCGGGTTTGGCTGTTCCGGTAGGATCGACTCGTACGCTACGATCTCGTCTATGACTACGAAGATGATCCTGAGCATGGAAAAAGCCGACGCGCCGCAATCGCAGCAGGGACAGAGCCCCCACGGCGCACCCGTGCTCGCTCCGGCCGGCGTCGGCGAACGGATCAACATCCTCATCGTCGACGACGAGCCGATCAACCTCACCGTGCTGGAAACGGTGCTGGACGATCCCGGCTACCGGCTCGTCCGCGCCGAATCCGCCGACCAAGCGCTCATGGCGTTGATCGGCGAAGAATTCGCCTTGATCATCCTCGACATCAACATGCCGGTGATGAGCGGGTTCGAGCTCGCGAACATGATCAAGCAGCGTAAGAAGACGGCCGGCGAGCCGATCATCTTCCTCACCGCTTACTTTAGCGAAGATCAGCACGTGCTCGAAGGATACGGCACCGGTGCGGTCGACTACCTGCACAAGCCGATCAATGCCACGATTCTGCGGTCGAAAGTCGCCGTGTTCGCCGAGCTCTACCGCAAGACGCGCGAGTGCGCGCTGGCGAACGAAAGCCTCCTCTCGGAAGTCGCCGAGCGGCGCCGTGCGCAAGAGCAGCTCTTGCTCTTAAACAACGAACTCGAAGAACGGGTCGCCCAGCGCACTTCGGCCCTCGTGCGTGCCGACGCCGCGCTGCGCGACGCCGATCGCCAAAAAGATGAATTTCTCGCGACGCTCGCTCATGAGCTGCGCAACCCCCTGGCGCCGATTCGCAACGCCGTGCAGATTCTCTTGCTCAAGGGGCAAGACGTTCCCGACTTGCAATGGGCCGGCGACGTGATCGAACGTCAGGTGAGCCAGATGACTCGGCTCGTCGACGACTTGCTCGACGTCTCGCGCATCACGACCGGCAAGCTCGAGCTGCGCACCGAGATCGTCGAGTTGGCGAAAGTCGTGCAAGCGGCCGTGGAAACGAGCCGGCCGCTGATCGATCAAGACGGCCATCGCCTGACGATTTCCCTGCCGGCGCAACCGCTCTTGGTCAACGCCGACGTGATTCGCCTCGCCGAAGTGTTTGCCAATCTCTTGAACAACGCTGCGAAATATACCGAACGCGGCGGCGACATCGAGCTGAGCGTCGAGCAACAAGAGCGCTTCGCGGTCGTCCGTGTGAAGGATACCGGGATCGGCATTCCGAACGATATGCTGCCGCGCGTCTTCAATCTCTTCACGCAAGTCGATCGCCATCTGCATCGCTCGCAGGGAGGCCTCGGCATCGGCCTGACGCTCGTCAAACGGCTCGTCGAGATGCACGCCGGCACGGTCGAAGCTCGAAGCGACGGAGCCAACCGCGGGAGCGAGTTCATCGTCCGGCTGCCGCTCGTCGCCGCCGACATGGCGACCGTGCCGAAGGCCGGAGGCAAGAAGTCGGCGTTTACGTCGCAATATCGCGTGCTCGTGGTCGACGACAACCATGACGGTGCCGAAACACTCGGGATGATGCTCGGCATCATGG includes these proteins:
- a CDS encoding response regulator, whose translation is MEKADAPQSQQGQSPHGAPVLAPAGVGERINILIVDDEPINLTVLETVLDDPGYRLVRAESADQALMALIGEEFALIILDINMPVMSGFELANMIKQRKKTAGEPIIFLTAYFSEDQHVLEGYGTGAVDYLHKPINATILRSKVAVFAELYRKTRECALANESLLSEVAERRRAQEQLLLLNNELEERVAQRTSALVRADAALRDADRQKDEFLATLAHELRNPLAPIRNAVQILLLKGQDVPDLQWAGDVIERQVSQMTRLVDDLLDVSRITTGKLELRTEIVELAKVVQAAVETSRPLIDQDGHRLTISLPAQPLLVNADVIRLAEVFANLLNNAAKYTERGGDIELSVEQQERFAVVRVKDTGIGIPNDMLPRVFNLFTQVDRHLHRSQGGLGIGLTLVKRLVEMHAGTVEARSDGANRGSEFIVRLPLVAADMATVPKAGGKKSAFTSQYRVLVVDDNHDGAETLGMMLGIMGNEIRLAHDGLAAVEAAEAFKPEVVLLDIGMPVLDGYDACRRIREQPWGKSMILIALTGWGQDADRKRTREAGFDHHLVKPVEAATLMSVFAGLGR